One stretch of Laribacter hongkongensis DSM 14985 DNA includes these proteins:
- a CDS encoding methyl-accepting chemotaxis protein — protein sequence MSVRPVAVLQLPWVRQAMALGMLATGAGLLWQFPQPLLLALLLVSLTAMACWPLAPAVAESAGADTPDSGDLPLSEGERAIWHEVEQLAEQCRSDLSRLEQLFDEGMSHLMGGFDGITQRTRSQEAETRHLYEGASSETGFAQFSSSLDCTLKRFLDSIRQNEQVADMLVQHMQTIVEQVQGMGGVLDDIEKITRQTQLLALNAAIEAAHAGESGRGFAVVADEVKKLATQTCVLSAQVRQRMDGVREAVTNTTEAAGNLARDDHAFVVQAQTDIDVMRNEAEQQHVRLKTASSALGRLTQDIDQAVGEIVRNLQFHDLVTQLARYLAQRQQALVTLAAGCGVHADPARREQLGQKLHQNLQERNPVCQHTLAQGDIELF from the coding sequence ATGTCCGTCCGTCCTGTTGCCGTTTTGCAGCTGCCGTGGGTACGCCAGGCCATGGCTCTGGGCATGCTGGCGACCGGGGCCGGATTGTTGTGGCAATTTCCCCAGCCTTTGCTGCTGGCCCTGCTGCTGGTGTCACTGACCGCCATGGCCTGCTGGCCGCTTGCTCCCGCTGTGGCAGAGTCAGCCGGAGCGGACACTCCTGATTCCGGGGATTTGCCTCTTTCCGAAGGAGAGCGGGCAATCTGGCACGAGGTTGAGCAATTGGCAGAACAATGCCGCAGTGACCTCTCACGGCTGGAGCAGCTGTTCGACGAAGGCATGTCACATCTCATGGGCGGCTTTGACGGCATTACCCAGCGTACCCGCAGCCAGGAAGCCGAAACTCGGCATCTGTATGAAGGTGCCAGCAGTGAAACCGGATTCGCCCAGTTTTCATCTTCTCTGGATTGCACCCTGAAACGCTTTCTGGACTCCATCCGCCAGAACGAACAGGTCGCCGACATGCTGGTCCAGCACATGCAAACCATCGTCGAGCAAGTCCAGGGAATGGGCGGTGTGCTGGATGACATCGAAAAGATCACCAGGCAAACCCAGTTGCTGGCGCTGAATGCTGCCATCGAGGCTGCACATGCCGGGGAGTCCGGGCGTGGCTTTGCCGTCGTGGCCGACGAAGTCAAAAAGCTGGCAACCCAGACCTGTGTACTGTCGGCCCAGGTGCGCCAGCGCATGGACGGCGTCCGGGAGGCCGTGACCAATACCACCGAGGCTGCCGGCAATCTGGCCCGGGATGACCACGCTTTTGTCGTGCAGGCACAAACCGACATTGACGTGATGCGCAATGAGGCCGAGCAGCAGCATGTCCGGTTGAAAACAGCTTCATCGGCTCTTGGACGACTGACCCAGGACATTGACCAGGCCGTGGGCGAGATCGTGCGCAACCTCCAGTTTCATGACCTGGTGACCCAGCTGGCGCGCTATCTGGCCCAGCGTCAGCAGGCGCTGGTGACGCTGGCTGCCGGATGCGGTGTCCATGCCGATCCGGCCCGGCGTGAGCAACTGGGCCAAAAGCTTCATCAAAACCTTCAAGAACGCAATCCGGTTTGCCAGCACACCCTGGCACAAGGGGATATCGAGCTGTTCTAG